In the Hordeum vulgare subsp. vulgare chromosome 7H, MorexV3_pseudomolecules_assembly, whole genome shotgun sequence genome, one interval contains:
- the LOC123412955 gene encoding cytochrome b561, DM13 and DOMON domain-containing protein At5g54830-like: STIGVLEGGDRTSEGVPATPTELVWLPDRNTPDLVYYQSLYDPKMGWKIQVVDGGLSDMYNNSVLLDDQQVTFFWTLSGDSINIAARGEKKSGYIAIGFGSAMVNSYAYVGWVDGNGTGHVNSYWIDGKDGMSVHETHENLTYKRCRSENGVIVFEFTRPLAPSCTGRVECKNIIDPSTPLKVIWAMGSQWSSGRLSVKNMHSVTSNRPVRILLLSGLAEAVEDLRPVLAVHGFMMFVAWGLLLPGGIVAARYLKHVKGDLWFQAHTYLQYSGLAVMFMGVLFAVAELRGFSFKSTHAKIGAIAFTFTCMQPINAYLRPHRAENGEILPRNRIIWEYLHTYTGRAALVAAVTALFTGLQHLGHRYGSKTIKGLTCGLVVWVVSGVLVVAYLEYTKVKRRRDGADGLTHKFVLGNTEEDDSVDLLQSDRFDSKLDSGSPGSMEVQLEPLKG; this comes from the coding sequence tccactataggtgtccttgaaggcggcgaccgaacgtcGGAGGGCGTGCCGGCCACGCCGACGGAGCTCGTCTGGCTTCCCGACCGCAACACGCCGGACCTCGTGTACTACCAGTCCCTCTACGACCCCAAGATGGGGTGGAAGATTCAGGTGGTCGACGGCGGCCTCAGCGACATGTACAACAACAGCGTGCTGCTGGACGATCAGCAGGTGACATTCTTCTGGACTCTCTCCGGAGACTCCATCAACATCGCCGCCCGCGGCGAGAAGAAGAGCGGGTACATCGCCATCGGCTTCGGCAGCGCAATGGTGAACAGCTACGCCTACGTCGGGTGGGTCGACGGCAACGGCACCGGACATGTCAACTCGTACTGGATCGACGGGAAGGACGGCATGAGCGTGCACGAGACGCACGAGAACCTCACCTACAAGAGGTGCCGGTCGGAGAACGGCGTGATCGTATTCGAGTTCACCCGGCCATTGGCACCTTCCTGCACCGGAAGGGTGGAGtgcaagaacatcatcgatccctcAACACCTCTCAAGGTCATCTGGGCCATGGGCTCCCAGTGGTCATCTGGCCGACTGAGCGTGAAGAACATGCACTCTGTCACCAGCAACCGTCCGGTCCGAATCCTTCTGCTCAGCGGCTTGGCCGAGGCGGTGGAGGATCTGCGGCCGGTGCTCGCCGTTCATGGCTTCATGATGTTTGTGGCATGGGGATTGTTGCTTCCAGGAGGAATCGTGGCGGCGCGGTACCTGAAGCATGTCAAAGGGGATCTCTGGTTCCAGGCTCACACATATCTTCAGTACTCTGGCCTGGCTGTCATGTTCATGGGGGTTCTCTTCGCCGTCGCCGAGCTCCGGGGTTTCTCTTTCAAATCGACACACGCTAAAATCGGCGCGATAGCATTTACATTCACGTGTATGCAGCCGATAAATGCTTATCTCCGACCACACCGAGCGGAGAATGGAGAAATTCTACCAAGAAACAGGATCATCTGGGAATACCTGCATACCTACACGGGGAGGGCTGCTCTGGTGGCCGCTGTCACCGCACTCTTCACCGGGTTGCAGCATCTTGGGCACAGGTACGGCAGCAAGACGATCAAGGGGCTTACATGTGGATTGGTTGTATGGGTTGTGAGTGGTGTGTTGGTGGTGGCTTACCTCGAGTACACGAAGGTTAAGCGAAGAAGAGATGGCGCCGATGGCCTTACGCACAAATTTGTGCTTGGCAACACTGAGGAAGACGATTCAGTTGATCTTCTGCAGTCCGATAGGTTCGACAGTAAACTGGACTCTGGTTCGCCTGGATCGATGGAAGTGCAGCTTGAGCCACTCAAAGGATGA